TggcaataatttaattacttcaaaaagtattgaaaaggaatcatttttgagaaaatgaatgcccTTTATGCCTCAACATAACCAAACTATccgattatataaatatatacatataaatgaaattttagtGGCTATAATATCAAAACATGAACTTTTTACTAAACGCATAAGGCTACACACATTATGGTATCAatctaaattaacataaattgcATTAACAAACAATGCGCTACAATTTGATAATATCACTCGGCTaaccaaaaataaagtttgcTACGTAAAGTATATACTTATACTAGTGTAAAAAGAAGTCGCTGGCCGATACCTGTGTAGTACACAAACAAATGTTGATGTCGTATTAAAAAgccataataaaatttattttaaacaacacACAAAGTTGAAACGTACTTCAAAATAACAATTAGAATGTCCACTGTAAACTATTGCTAGTAAAAACCTCTAATCAAACATTATGACGGACCAAAGAGAATTATAATGTGGCTTAAACACAAATGGAATATTGAAGCCAAACCTTTTATTCCCTTTTAAGTTTAAGCCcagtaattaaaaattgttttaaagaatTGTCTGCTTATTGttcatttcatttacaaaaaatacttcaaCGCAGGCAGTAATTACATTTTCTTCATTGAAATGAATTATCAACAAACATTTGATGATCCCTTGAAGCTGACAAAACTTGCTTTATTACTATCAGGAATAAACGTTATCGATAAAAACATATCAAAAGCAGCAAGACTAGCCATAGACAgcttattcttttttaatttagcgTGGCTATACATGGATGTCATTGCAGAATTCTTCTGGTTGCTGGATGGATTACGTATCGGTAAAAGTTTTGACGAATTATCTATAATAGCACCGTGTACCACGATCTGTCTATTATCAAGTGCTAAATCCACCGCACTGTATTGCAAAGGAAATATCCTTAAAGCAAccgttaaaaaatttaaagagattaACGAAGATATTGTGGAATTAGCTAATTTGGACGACGATAATAAAGACACTAATGAATCAGTGGGGACTAAGACCAAAGATTATGTTAACAGAGTGAAGGATAGAGATATAATTAAGAAATCAGTAAAAACTCTACACAATGTGATTCTGATAATGAAATGTTCATCGGTAGTCGTTGTATTAGTCTTTTGTTCTTTGCCTCTATTGTCTATGGCTTACGATGTGTATAACTACGGCGAAACAGTTAAAAAATTACCGTTCCttgttaaatacttttttaatccTTTCACGGAGATGATGTGGCCTTTAGTGTATTTTCATCAGATTTGGTCAAGTAAGTATTCAATTCAAATCTAATTTACTTAAGAAGAAATGGCAATAAGCTCATTaccattcttttaaatcaatatattgTAAAACGATGAGGCTGTATATACAGATTATTTTAATcacaatgtatgtaaagtgatgcaaataCTGAAATGAAAGAAAAGTAATACCTTACAAGAgtatgtcaaaaataaatttcacatACTAAATTAACgtatcggtcctcgataaatctacgaagtttgaacgcaAACTGGGCGTTCAAAGTGAACTGAAGAAGCCCATTGGCCTGGGGTATCTCCGAAGGCTTTTCGAAACGCAGCTACATCTGCCTCAGCGCCCACAAAACGTTTTCCGCgaaattattcttttattttcgggaataaataaaaatcgctaggtgCGAGATCGGGCCTATACGGGTCCAGTAGTTCCACGTGTGACGTCGATAAATAGTGGATCGTTCGTCTGGCTGTGTGCGAAGCCTCAAGCGAGATCTTTTCTTCCAAACTGTTTCCGAGATAAGTGGCAATGAATTGTTAGTGTACCACTCTGCAGTTGCGGTTTTCTGAAGAACGAGCCCACCATCTTTTTTCCCACGCTTCGACCTCTCTTCACTTTAGTTGGCAAGTTCTTGAGAAACACCCAGTGAGCAAATTTTTTGTTGAATAATAACAGTAAATCAAGCTTTGTCACCTGTACGTTGAACAtagcatttgagtcaccacAACGGACCTTTTAGGCCTCGGTCAAATTCCTGATCGCTAAATGTCCGTAGAGCATTTTTTGCACTTAACTCATACCGATGCCTTAGAGAGTCCGAATCTTCTGATAGGTCACTATTATACGCCGCACAACACTGATGTTATCTTTAGTCGTAGCCGTAGAAGGCTCTTTCTCACACAGATCATCGGTCAGATTAGAGCAACCATGTTTAAACTCATTTAACCAGTTGTAAACAGTGGCACGAGATGAGGCTTCATGGCTAAAGGCCAATCGAAGTCGATCGTAAATTTCCTGTTGACGTAAATGATATCGAaagtcataaaaagtaataacgcGAAATTTTTCTCGAGTTAAGTTCATACTGACTTGACACAGTAAATTTTCTATTCGCCGCCAAATGGTAATACAAATACGATCATATACCTACCCATCTCATAAACTATTTCCATTCTTGGgtgttaaaatcataaaaaaaagaatagcttgataacatttattaaaaaaatgttgatcAAGACTGCGACAGCTAAAACTGGCGTAAAATAAGCACCGGATCTATTGCGGACCGGTTTTTTGTATCTGAATCAGGATTCACATAACCCGTTGTccttttacaaataaacatgcattaaaattatatttaatgcaaattCTGTGATGGTTGCATCACTGATATTTGTTTTAGGATCAAAATTATTCCTGCGTATGTTCAAAAGATAAAAACACTATACCTATTATGATAGTTTATAGGCATAGGTTAATTTACTTGACCATGGTGTCTTttagtacaattaataaatcattgcatTTTGTAGCAAGCGCCATTTTGTagctaattatataaaatgcatGATAAGAAAGTATACTGTGTTTCGTATACATAAGCTCAGTTTTCGACAGAGCAATTAAATATCAGAACTATTGTGGGAagctcctgtgcacaggatgccggctagattatgggtaccacaacggcgcctatttctgccgtgaagcagtaatgtgtaagcattatagtgtttcggtctgaagggcgccgtaaatTACTGGCAAAAtgatatttaacatattatttctcaagatgacgaaagcaattgtagtgccgttcagaagaTTTGGGtttaatcaagaatcctgagtggcactgctttgtaatcggcagggcgtatcaatgtcATAAGAAAAATCTAATGAGATACAATGCCATTTGGTTGTGAATTGCGGCTAGTGGCgttatacctttatttatgtacAGTTTGTATGAATTAATCACAGGATTAATCCATATATCTATATTCAATAGCTCTTGacggttttttattttttaatttacatttatttttatcactttACCTGTATTGTAATGTCGACTCAAAAGAGTTGTAATTAGTTTTTGCTAGATACTTCTTATCATTAGATCTCATACCAAAAATGGTGGGaaatggtaaaaataataaaataaatcagcttaaaaacacacatcaaaaaagtctaagcaacaggtactaattaaaattttagaattataacgttatattttatttttaaaataatatttttagggtcctatgatgtaaaaataacagctgttgtctttataagttcttttaataacagaaattaaaaatattcgaatatactgcagaaactaaggtagataagcaactaaacatttttttaataaaatgaaatttttaaagaaaatgaatttattgtgaaagaataggataatttaatacaaagtatggcctcctctgctattcagaacttggcggcaacgattattcattgaattaattagactgtttatgtcatcttacGGTATTCGCtaccaatggaattgtagcaaatccttcagctgttgggttgttgtcactccgtccaagtccttcaaaacacgtctctggagcatgctcgatggggttgaggtctggcgattgtgcaggccagggcaatacccggacgttctccgttgccaagtattgactggttcgccgagctgtatgtgaacgcgcattgtcatgcattaacgtaaaatcggagccaaagatttgtgcaaatggatggacataaggtctgagaatatcctcaacgtaatttttagcgttcatgtttccatttacaaaaacgagctcagttcgcctttcttcataatacccacctataccataactgttgagccgctgtatggatgaacttcctgaatgcacctgagcctttcagtatatcCGGGCTGACGGTACACTCg
Above is a window of Leptidea sinapis chromosome 40, ilLepSina1.1, whole genome shotgun sequence DNA encoding:
- the LOC126976292 gene encoding odorant receptor 4-like — translated: MNYQQTFDDPLKLTKLALLLSGINVIDKNISKAARLAIDSLFFFNLAWLYMDVIAEFFWLLDGLRIGKSFDELSIIAPCTTICLLSSAKSTALYCKGNILKATVKKFKEINEDIVELANLDDDNKDTNESVGTKTKDYVNRVKDRDIIKKSVKTLHNVILIMKCSSVVVVLVFCSLPLLSMAYDVYNYGETVKKLPFLVKYFFNPFTEMMWPLVYFHQIWSTIISCFNVFGPDTLFYSFCMYISINFDILSRRFTDVVAADDDETRKRLRACVLRHQELIELVNKVEVMYSPSTLCNIIISSFLICLSAFNITFINDIGAVFAFFTFLLMSFSQISLLCYFGDMIMTSSVQIYHAVYNCQWYSTSSDIKRSIYIILIRSQKPCKLTAANFATLNLNAFTTILSRSWSYFALLRTMYN